The nucleotide sequence TTCCAGCGATTGTCGCAGCTTCTCATGCAGCAGCCGGCCATGACCGAGATCACCGACGAGATGCGGGCCGCACTCGGAACGACGTGCGGGCGGTGCAAGCTGGTCTTCGAGGAATTCGTCAAGACTGGTCTGCTCGGTTGCCCCGAGTGCTACACGGAATTTCGCGATCTTCTCAAACCGGTTTTGCGGCGATTGCATGGAGTAACGCGCAAGGCCGATGAAGAGATCCGAACGACCAAACCACATTCGTTGCCCAAACCGGTGGAATCGCTCGAATCCGAGGATGAATCCTCGGACGAGATCCGCGAGCATCTCGAGGTTCAGCTTCATCTGGCCCTTCTCGAAGAGGACTACGAGCGCGCCGCCGAGATCCGCGATAAGCTGAAAGGTTTGTAGAGCGCCCCATGCCATGCAGAGTA is from bacterium and encodes:
- a CDS encoding UvrB/UvrC motif-containing protein is translated as MMKTCQACGHRPAVVEFVQVAGKQKREMSLCRECALSIGMRSQVEAFQRLSQLLMQQPAMTEITDEMRAALGTTCGRCKLVFEEFVKTGLLGCPECYTEFRDLLKPVLRRLHGVTRKADEEIRTTKPHSLPKPVESLESEDESSDEIREHLEVQLHLALLEEDYERAAEIRDKLKGL